Within Pseudomonas alloputida, the genomic segment GCGAAGATGTCGACGAGGCTGCCGATGGTGGCCGGGTCGTTGCCGAACAGGCTCAGTTGCTGGCCGTAGTCGGAGTCCAGCACATAGTCGATTACTGTCTGCAGGTCGCGGTAGGGCACCACCGGTACCAGCGGGCCGAACTGCTCTTCGTGGTACACGCGCATTTCCCGGCTGACCGGGTACAGCAAGGCCGGGTAGAAGAATGAGCCGCGGCTATTCCCGCCATTTTCGTTGAGTACGCGCGCGCCCTTTTCCGTCGCATCGGCAACCAGGCCATCGAGGTAGTCGACCTTGCCAGGCTCGGGCAACGGTGTCAGCGCCACGCCAGGTTCCCACGGCATGCCGGGCTTGAGCGCCGCCAATTTGTGCTGAAACTTGTCGAGGAAGGCCTCGACCACATCCTCGTGCACGAACAGGATCTTCAGTGCCGTGCAGCGTTGGCCGTTGAACGACAACGCCCCGGTGACGGCCTCTTCGACAGCGTTGTCGAGGTCGACCTGGGGCAGCACGATGCCCGGGTTCTTGGCGTCCAGGCCCAGTGCGGCGCGCAGACGATGCGGGCGTGGGTGCAGTTTCTTCAGGTCGCTGGCGGCCTTGTGGGTGCCGATGAAGGCGAATACATCGACCTTGCCGCTGGCCATCAGCGCGCTCACCGTTTCCCGGCCGCGTCCATAGATGACATTGATCACGCCTGCCGGGAAGCTGTCGCGGAACGCTTCGAGCAAGGGTCGGATCAGCAGTACGCCGAACTTGGCCGGCTTGAACACCACCGTGTTGCCCATGATCAGCGCCGGGATGAGCGTGGTGAAGGTCTCGTTCAGCGGGTAGTTGTAGGGCCCCATGCACAGGGCCACGCCCAGCGGGGCGCGGCGGATCTGGCCGAGGGTGCCTTGCTCCAGCTCGAAGCGGCTGGAGCGGCGGTCCAGGTCCTTGAGGGCGTTGATGGTGTCGACGATGTAGTCGCAGGTGCGGTCGAATTCCTTTTCCGAATCCTTCAGGTTCTTGCCGATCTCCCACATCAGCAGCTTGACCACGGCCTGGCGCTGTTCACGCATGCGCGCGAGGAAGGATTCCACATGCTGGATACGCTCGGCCACGCGCATGTTCGGCCAGGCGCCACGGCCTTTGTCATAGGCCTGTACGGCGGCATCGAGGGCGGTAAGCGCGGTCTCGGCATCCAGCAGCGGGGCGCTGCCCAGTATGACCTGATGCTCTTCGTCGCCTTGCTTGAGCCACACCGGGCTGCGCACCGTGGCCAATGGGCCGTCCCAGCGCCTGAGCTCACCGTTGACCAGGTAGTCGCGTTGTTCCAGTGGGGCTCCCAGGCGCCAGGTTTCCGGGATGTTCTCGGCGCTGGGGAAGAGTGAATCGAGCAAACGGTCCATGGGTACTGCACCTCACATCAAAGGGCGGTTTTCAAGTCAGTTGAATCGTTTCAGCTACGAGCATGCACTGGCTGCAGGAAAAACACCAGTCTGGTTCAACATGGCCGCCAATGCCTACCGGCAAGCAGTCAGCGAACTGAAAGGCGTTGATGCAAGTAGGCTTTAAAGGTTTCTCATTGATAGCGAAGTAGCCAGCGGACGCTTGATGGGCATGGTTATAGCAAAAGTTGTGTTGAGCATTGGTCTGATGCGGGGAATTTGACGCCATGAAACTTGATCAAAAGTCAGCCAGAAGCCGCTTGCCAAAGCGTTTGCAGGCATCTTAAATTGTTACTGAATGTGATAGTAAAGTTTCAAGTAAAACAATAAAAATCAAAGTGTTAAGTGTTTTTGCCGGGTTTTTTCTCTTGTTCCGATTGGCCAACAGTGCACTTCAAAGGACGTCGAAGAAGAAATGAAAAAGACCTTGACGACTGTGGCGCGCAAGCTCCTGTCGCCCTCCCTGCGCTACGAAATCAGGCTGCTGGCCAGCAAAGTGCGAGAAATGTTGGCGCGTGCCTGTCTCTGGCGTTGGGAAGTCGCCAGGTTCCGCCCGCAACAGGAGAGCCCGTACGAAATCCTCTACATCGGCCGCAAGCAGCAACGGGAAATGGCCAAGCTGCTGATCGGTGGCAAGGGCCAGGGCAGCGCCTCGATCGTGGACAGTGCAAGTGCCACGGCGGCTGCCAGCCACGTCGTGGTCATCAGCGAAATGCCCACGTCGGGGTCG encodes:
- a CDS encoding NADP-dependent glyceraldehyde-3-phosphate dehydrogenase, which translates into the protein MDRLLDSLFPSAENIPETWRLGAPLEQRDYLVNGELRRWDGPLATVRSPVWLKQGDEEHQVILGSAPLLDAETALTALDAAVQAYDKGRGAWPNMRVAERIQHVESFLARMREQRQAVVKLLMWEIGKNLKDSEKEFDRTCDYIVDTINALKDLDRRSSRFELEQGTLGQIRRAPLGVALCMGPYNYPLNETFTTLIPALIMGNTVVFKPAKFGVLLIRPLLEAFRDSFPAGVINVIYGRGRETVSALMASGKVDVFAFIGTHKAASDLKKLHPRPHRLRAALGLDAKNPGIVLPQVDLDNAVEEAVTGALSFNGQRCTALKILFVHEDVVEAFLDKFQHKLAALKPGMPWEPGVALTPLPEPGKVDYLDGLVADATEKGARVLNENGGNSRGSFFYPALLYPVSREMRVYHEEQFGPLVPVVPYRDLQTVIDYVLDSDYGQQLSLFGNDPATIGSLVDIFANQVGRININAQCQRGPDTYPFNGRKNSAEGTLSVDDALRVFSIRTLVATRFQEANKALISEIIRNRQSSFLTTDYIF